In Polaromonas sp. JS666, one genomic interval encodes:
- a CDS encoding helix-turn-helix transcriptional regulator: protein MYSPTTRVLTVLELLQAHGRLSGAELARRLEVDGRTLRRYIAKLESLGIPVVAERGRYGCYSLVAGFKLPPMMFTDDEALALSIGLVAARGLGLAEAAPAVQSAQAKLERVMPGKLKNRIRALGETVTLDLTRAVAPGDNTALLALSAAAHGWQRVHLSYQSADGVVTERDFDPYGLAYRGGRWYVVGLCHLRGGLRSFRLDRVQQVQPLNAVFTPPADFNAVQHLALGLATMPRAITVRVLLHADLQCAQQALPESIGVFQPSEEGVLLHSQTDHVPWFARQLARLPFAFEIQEPPALREALRAWAQQLLDQHAA from the coding sequence ATGTACTCTCCGACCACACGCGTGCTCACGGTGTTGGAATTGCTGCAGGCCCACGGCCGGCTGAGCGGCGCCGAGCTGGCCCGGCGGCTGGAGGTGGATGGGCGCACGCTGCGCCGCTACATCGCCAAGCTCGAGAGCCTAGGCATTCCGGTGGTGGCGGAGCGCGGTCGTTATGGCTGCTACAGCCTTGTCGCCGGCTTCAAATTGCCGCCCATGATGTTCACGGACGACGAGGCGCTGGCGCTGTCGATCGGCTTGGTGGCCGCTCGCGGGCTCGGGTTGGCCGAAGCGGCGCCTGCCGTGCAAAGTGCGCAGGCCAAGCTCGAACGCGTGATGCCCGGCAAGCTGAAAAACCGGATCCGGGCCCTGGGCGAGACGGTGACGCTGGACCTCACCCGGGCGGTCGCGCCCGGCGACAACACGGCGCTGCTGGCCCTTAGTGCGGCCGCCCATGGCTGGCAGCGCGTGCACCTGAGCTACCAGTCGGCCGACGGCGTGGTGACCGAGCGGGACTTTGATCCCTACGGCCTGGCCTACCGTGGTGGACGCTGGTACGTCGTCGGCCTGTGCCACCTGCGTGGGGGGCTGCGCTCATTCCGGCTGGACCGCGTGCAGCAGGTCCAGCCGCTCAATGCGGTGTTCACGCCGCCGGCGGATTTCAATGCGGTGCAGCACCTGGCGCTGGGCCTGGCCACCATGCCGCGGGCAATCACGGTCCGGGTGTTGTTGCACGCGGATTTGCAGTGCGCGCAACAGGCGCTTCCCGAAAGCATCGGCGTGTTCCAGCCGAGTGAAGAGGGGGTGTTGCTGCATAGCCAGACCGACCATGTGCCCTGGTTTGCGCGGCAGCTGGCACGGCTG